From Brachyhypopomus gauderio isolate BG-103 unplaced genomic scaffold, BGAUD_0.2 sc65, whole genome shotgun sequence:
CCGACGTCCGGTGCGCCTAACGGACACGAACCGGGATTACGGGCGACGACACGGCGGGCTGGCGGGTCAGTACAGCTAAAGTACAGCTACACGGACATTAAAAAGGCTACTTGAGTACCGACACCGGTTTAGGTCCACGTTAAGGGTGTTTGTCTGGCTGGTTTTATCCAGCCCGGTTAGATTTGGGTCGAGGCGGTATTAGCTTGACGGCTAACGTCACCGAAACGCTCAACGACGACGAGAAATTAGCTAGAAATAAACCAGCCCGACCAGTACAACACGGGTTTGGTCCGTTTGGACCACGACGGGAGAGCAGGGCCGTTcacaccgccacacacacacgcgcggcTCTCGGCGCGGTGACAGCCGCCTCGCAGCGGCTCCAGCCCGGCGCGGTAGCGGCAGCTGGGCGGTCCTGGCGGAGCTAGCGGGGCTAACGGGCGTGTAGACGGGGCAGCGTCGCTCACTCAAGACCATCAGATACAACAGTCCTCAGATGGCACGACTGCGTGACGGGTGTAGCGGGGGACGCCGAGGACGGTGTGATAAAGGCGGAGGAAGGTGGATGTGTGTCGCCGTAGTTCGTTTGGGCTCGCCCGGGTCCACACGGTCGGCCCAGCCCGGCGTTGACGTGAAAATGTGCGATATTTGCCAATGACGCTCGGTCATTTCTCAGTGTGGTACTTACAGGTATACCCTTAAAGTGACTATCTCATCTGCGAGCTGTGGGATTGTGAGCGATATTCCTGATAAAAACAGTATCCACAACCTGTGAGCAACACAAAGCGACAATCGTTTAGGTGCTCACGAAAACAGGAACGGACATCACTGACATCCTCAGTTCCGGGCGGAAGTGTTTACGACATGACACTTCCGGTTTATTTATTAttgaatatataaatattttatttaaattacttaAGTAATCAAAAATGAGTTATAAGTattatgtgcgtgtgtgaaaaaaaacagGTCTATGTAATATTAGCCTACTATGAATAACTGACCTGGTATAAGTAGTCTGAAGCACACCCCaaagatctcacacacacacacacacacacacacacacacacacacacacacacacacacacactatatatactatatatatatatatatatatatatatatatatatatatatatatatatatatatatatatagtaaagtAAAACTAAATATATATGAAGGTGCTATGGCAAAGACAGCAGCAACTCTGTTTGGATCTCAAACCCAGGTCCTTAAGATGAGATAAACATGTGCTCTGATTATCATTCCACAGAGTCAGCTACCTCGCACACCAATCAGAGCACTTATTCCACCAGGCTGAAGTGATGATTCTCGTCACATCACCCTTCTCCTTCAAGGACCGCTTCAAGGACCTCTGTCACCGCACTCTGTCCCCTCAGAGGATTGTTCATTCTTTTTCTATAAAGTGCAGTTACATAAGATGGTTCGCAATCCTGAAATGAACGAGGTTATGTTCCATAGAGTAGGTCTCTCATATAAACATTCCTGTTATCAGTATAATAGCCATTTCATCACATGAAAACATTAGGAAAAATAACTTACTTTCAAGTACCTTTAAGCAACTAAAAGTGAAAGTACATCTTTCAAGCTGGTACATTTCATTATAAGATGACTTTTTACATTGGCTCAAGTTGTTAAATGTGTTATGATATAAACTATTCTATTACTTCTATTCAGTTCTATTCTATTCTGTAGTAAACTATTATTTTACTTTACTGAAACAAGCATTTATGATCATGTAGGTCACAATAACTGGGCAAGTTTTCCATGtacattttttttaccacaTTATCTCCCACTGTCGCACGTTTTTTAGATCAATGAATAAGAATGTCAACCAAATTAGATTAAAATCTACATGATAATTTTTACTGAAGCAAAAAATTCACTATTTTATACATCTACCTAAAATTATACATTGATACATTGTACATCTGTGGTTTATTCTATAGGCCTAGAATTGCAGTCTACTTCTAGCCTGTAAGGTAGAATGTAATTATTCTTTCAAAGACTGTTCTTTAAAACGAACCCCATACTTTCCATTTTTGTCAGATAAAAAGTCAAGTTCTGAATAACTGAATGAAGGAAAAGGTAATAAGGTAATCCGAACATGTTGGCGTCATGGTAGGACGTGTCCTGACCAGAGAATATCTACAGGTACAGACGCACTGTTTACACACAGACCATACCGCGTTTCCATGTTCTATACCGAATACCTGTAGTAAATAGAAAAGGGCTGAAACATACTGAAGAATTTTCAATATTTCTGTCTTCATGGAATATTCAATTTTTCATCATAATTCTTTACATGTAGCTCAGGTTcacttatttacatttacatttatggcatttggcagacgcccttatccagagcgacttacatttttatctaattttttatacaagtgagcaattgagggttaagggccttgctcaggggcacctcagtcatggcctggggatcgaacctgcgaccctccggtcacaagaccagttccctaaccgctaggccatgactgcccatattTGTACAATTTAAAGTAAAAGTTCCAACTTTTTTTCTAATGAAATACTTACTTAATGCAataaagaaacagaaaaaagtAATGTTTGGTTTTTATTCTGATGTGTTTAACTGGCCTTTGTATTACAATATTACATTATAAAAGCAACAAAAGAAGGCATGAAACATTTCTACATTTTATGCAGACCTACAATTTCCTCTCATTACAAACCACATATGAACCAGGTTGTGTTTTTCAGATAACATTTCTTCAATTAAATGTGACTTCAGCTCAAAACAATGATAATGTTTACCCAAGATGACAGTGTTACCATTAAATTAGCGTATGACTTTTAAGTATGCTACAGCAATCTGTGTGAGACAGGATAACAGAGCATGTGATGTCTCGAATGGCCCCAAAACCTAGTTCTGTATGCAGTAAAACGACATGGTGACAATACAATAAAAATTAGTATGCTACTTCTTATATGCAGTTAAAACAAACACAGGATACTTAATAATGTTTTTATATTGTGTTATTGAAAacagagacactaaaatcaggTGAAGTGAATACACAATAATGCCTTCTAAAAGTGATGGGCAGATTTAGGCTTTGCATTTCTCAGAGTCTTCGGTGGacgtcctctcctctcttcttccaAATCGCTGACCCAGTTCAGTGGTTAAGACAGAACAACAGGATTTCTGCAAAGACGAAAAGTAGGTTGCAGGATCATGAATCACAAGATATTTCTTGCTCCCATGATGACTGATGTCAGATTACAGTCAGATGATGTCAGAACACAATGGCCTGCAGTTGCTTAAAGTGAAATAATGTATTCCAAATCAAGAATTCTCACAAGCATTGCTCAGTCTTGGGGCcagcagccccgcccacccaacacaggccacgcccaccttcACCCCAGGCCCAACCAACCTGCTGTGCGTTGGCGATTCTGCGCGACCTGGTGGCCAGCTCGGCGAGCGCGGTGGCCACGCCCAGCGCCAGGCCGAGCGCCAGCAGCAGGAAGATGCCCTTCAGGCTGCCGGGCTTCAGCGGGGACGCATGGGCGGCTTCCGGACCTCCACAGCTGCTCGCCCACCACTTGCTGCGGAGGAAGTCCAGCTCGCCGGACTCGCTCAGCTCGAGGATGGCCACGCTCAGATTCTTCAGCATGGGAAAGCctagaagcacacacacacacacacacacacacacacacagagctggaaACCACTGCAGCAGCAAAATGAGATCAGTTGGGAAAGTGGAAGCAGACATGGATTAATCCCACTCGAACAGCCAATCCCACTGACAGCATAATTCAGCTGACAATCAAGCTTACGCCGATTAGTGGGAAAGCGATCCCAGACCTTTTCACGGCAAAGAGAAAAGTGCCCGTCGCCGCTTTCATCGCCAAGAATGTTAATTTTTAACCGGCGCCCGATGCTCGCTTCTCGGGCCTGGCGGTAACGTACCTAACGGAGTGGCGATGCTGTAGCCCCTCATGCCGATGACTTCGGGACAGCGGGTGAGATCGCAGTTGCGCGCCACGACCAGGTCAAGGGTCACAGACTCGCCGATGAAGGCGTACTTCCCCTCCTGCACCCTGCGTATGCCTTCCTCCATAGTCGCCACGCAGCTCTGCTGCCTCTCCATGTTCTCGTAGAGGCGCCGGAAGACCAGAGACTTGGAGTTCTGCTCGAACAGCAAACAGGGGCCACAAGAGTGAACCATGTGGGgaaaaacattcctgtttagtaGCGTGGGCATGTTCTCAGCATACAAGGTCAGTCACAAGGATAATGCAATAAAATTAGACAGGAAAACGTAAAGAATCTCACTTCTTTTCATTTAAGGTTAGCAACGGTGGACTGAACAGCAGTGGTatgcaaacgcacacacacgttagCTCACGCCGCCTTACCTTGAAGAACGCAAACGAAGACGATCCCTTAATCGTGCCATACTCCATCACATTTTGGTTGGCAAGGTCTTCGAAACTCTTGATTGACAACTGCTTGGTGTCAGAGTGCATCCAGGAACTGAGGTTGGCAAAATAGCAGGCCAGCACGACTAATGAAAACAACCACCACATGGCGGTGATCACCCGTCCTGACAAGGCTTTGGGGTGAGGACCGGCACCTGCACGAGACATCCACAGCATTCTTGTTACTCATCCTCACTTGATTTCAGGATTAAACGATGAAAACAAATGATATGTTGACTTGTGGATCGCATCTGTGTTAGAATAACAGGAAATCTGCTTGTTCTCATTGAATAAATGTGGGTGTTGAACGCACATGCTCACCTTGAAGAGTCAGGGCACCAACAGTGTACCAGAAGGCGTATGAGAGTGTAAAGTGATTTTCCTCTGAGTGTGGCTGACTCCATTCACATGGGCTGATGCTTCAAAAAAAATTCatccagttacacacacacaatcaatttTCAGTTGCATTTTTGTCAAACTAATACGTTAACCAAACTGTCTGCttgtaatatttttttctattgATCATCACTGCATATAGGAAAGACAGAAGAGGGCGTGTCCTTTACCGAGCCACCAAACAGAGGCAGACGGAGGTCAACAGATAGGCGACCAGTATACCCATCCACATCTCGGTGGAGAAGAGGTTTAAGAAGCTAAGGTGCTGCGAGTTTTCAGAGGCCAAGTCCTTCCTCATGACGAAACTAAGCCCTGTCTGCATGAAAGGTTTGGTCATGTCTACGGCTGTCTCCCGAACAGCGGTGAGGGTGAGAGGAGCCAAGGCCAGATCTGCCTCctaatgagaacacacacacacacacacacacacacacacacacacacacacacacacacacacacacacacacacacacacaggatattGGTTATCACTAATGGGATGACAAGAAAGTCAGGCTTTATAATGTGTACAATTGTTTAATAGGGACGCATAATGAAAAATACAGAGTACTTGGTAATTTTACACATATCTTCTTGAGTTGGAGTTACTCACCCCTCGCACCACCTCACCGATCATACCCGTCCAGATTCCGCGATCGTCCTTTGACCCAAACTTCCCGTCCTTCACCAAGTGAAGGGTGTACTTGAAGCCCACCCTACTGGCCAGCTTGGTCAGCAGCTCCATGCAGTAGCCCTCCAGCTCCGAGCCTTTGCTTATCGTGTATGGTTCTTGCTGAAGACGGaggtaaaagtaaaaaagctcATCAGTCACTACAGTCATTGTTTTATTACTATTCAGTAATGGACATCCAGCTCTTCACTCAGAAACTAGACACAGTTCTTGATGGCACACTGCCTACCGTAATAGTTGTCACCTTTAAGGGCTGTTGttctaaaaagaaaacaatatatGTTATTAAATATTTCACCAGATTAACTACTTGCTTTACATTACTCTCGTGCATTGAgctaaaaaattaaataattagGACGAATCTCATTTTAACATAACGTACACTAATTTAATTTGAGGACCCCCTTGAGTGATAAACCAACGATTAAATTCTTAATTAAGAACCAGAGTAATAATACATGGGCATGGTAAACAAGTCATAAtttagatagagagagagagagagagagagagagagagagagagagagagagagagagagagagagagagagagagagagagagagagagagagagagagagaagaataaACACTTGTCCTAGTCTGACAAGAGGCAGAAATCTTGCATGACATTCTTGGCAGGAAATGGAGTGTTTCATCACACTGTGTTGTGCTCTTTGTACTCATCTTCACACGGAGGCAAATATCCCTAAGTTTACTAGACAAGGACAAAGGGTCAGTTGTGCTGCCGCTGTTCTCAGCCCAGTCCCGGACTTCATGGCCACTAATCGTGCTTTAAACGAAGAAgttgtttttttaaaaaaaaggacAAGGAGGAAGATAAACAGGGCACTGTTGTGGAGCTCGTGGTACCTCCCGGGGCGGAACGGACTGGCCGTCCAAGCGCGAGTGTGTTCCAACGGCCTGATAAAAAGACACCACTGAATGATGGGAAAGTAGCGTCCTCTGAGTGCTACTTCTCAAACGACCCTTCCCTTTACACTGCAGCTGCTGTTCTTAGCAGTCAATATTAACACTATAGTGGAAAGGCCTTGAATAACAaccaaaaagaaagaaagggggCTTGAGGCTGCATAATCATACATACATCGCATTCCATAAAAGAAAATATAGCTTTGCGGAAACTCTCGTGTTAGAGTTCACATCTGGAACGTGAACATACATGTTGATTTACTGTCATGGTGAGGGAAGTTTCTGGAAGCATGCTGTTTTTCTCACGTTCCATAAACAGAAGTGAAAGCTCACTTTTATCACCCAGATGTACATATGCTTACATTATTCCTTCAACAACAACATTTTCTATGTTTTTAAAGTGAAAGTTTGCTTCGAGAGTCAAATGTCTTATACAAGGTTGAAAATTCAGCAAATTAAAGGGTGAAAAGGGGCCTCCTTCCAGAAAATGTGAGAGCCAGTTTCACTGAGGCGTGGAGCTCCATAGGCGCCCATCAGTCacacagcagcactgacacacagtatagtccccccccccccccccccccgtcccctccAAAATCTGAAAAACGCACAAGCCATCAGTACGGCAGCTGGGTCACGGTCTGTCCCGCCACGCTGACTGCTTGGTTAGTGTGCGCTAATTGATTACTCACAGTCATTGTAGCTCATGGCATGCCCTGTCGGCTGATTAAATGCCCGTTTGGCCCCGCTCAGATGGAGAGGCAGGAGGATGCAGTGGTGGCCACCAACCGCGGCAGTAACACCAAACAGCCGGCACGGGGCCCTTACCTACACCCTGCTGGAAGTCTTTTACCAGACAAAAGCCAAGATGGGGGGTAGTGGCTTAGAAAGTACGGCTCTGGGTATTCATGACTGCCTGTTCACCAGACTTCTGAGATATAGCAGGAAAGCGTTTCTGTTCGTATACATATTGCATTTTATAATGATTTCTTTCAAATTTCAAATGAAGctgcggttgagtgttatttacGAAAAGATGTAGAGTGGAACAGAAGAGTGAAAAACAAACAGGAGAACAAACAGCAAAATGACATAGCTAGTGCACAGTGTTCACACTGCTGACCATGTCAGAGCTGACATGACGTTACCTGCGGTGCAGAGCCCAGCGAACCCCGCTGCAAAGAGACAGAGGAGTCCCAGCGTTGCCATGGTATTCTGCACGGGAAACGTAAAAGATCAGGGATGAACAGCCCGTTGAAATCTGGTGCAGCTGAAGACTTAGTAACTTAGACAGACAGTCGACAGTAGCAGGCATTTCTTACTAAGAAGACTACAAAGTTTTTAAAAGAGAAAAATTCCTAGAGGATTTAAGTTACTACCTTCCACTATTTGATCTTACAATAAGTCTTAAATCAATGACAGTATTGCTCATAGTATAATCCATCTAACACTTGTACATGTAAGAGGAGTCGCAGACCCGCAGATGAAATTGCAGACAGGTCAAGGTGTCAGGATGAAAGAGCAAGTTTACAAGAACATGTCAAACTCACCCTAGTTTGTGATCAGCCTTCTTCCAGTATGCAGACCAACTAGGTCTCCCCAACATATAAAGCATGTATAATCGACTCAACATCAGAAAACAGCCAATGAGAAAGAGTGGGACGTTCTAGAAAAGTGGAAGGAAAGGGGGTGTGGAATGTGATCATGAACCCCAGGGCTTTGTGGGTAGGGGAGGTGGGATGAGGAGCAGTGAGAAGCTGGACACTCAGAAAAACAAACATATGTAATGAAGTTTCAGAGGCAAGTTTCTGAACCTAAAACGACAGAGGAACCCCACCCACAAGCCCAGTCTAGTGAATAAGACACAAATACAACTAATACTATAAAAAAACTACATTACAACGCTCACTCTGAGCATTCATAATTGTTTGGAGAGACTTTCAGATTATAGGTACAGATTATACGGCAGATTATTCATTATGTAGTTTTCTGTGGattcctcactcctgcagaggTTAAATGCGTGGCTGCTTGTTTACGTCTGAGGTCTTTTTCATAACCTCTACTGGACTTAATTATTCTTGTAAGGCCATGATCTGAATTTACCACACTTTTCAAGGGGACCCTGTCTAGGTCTAGTAGAGGTTTTAACCCTCTGAGACAACTTTAGCCTCTTTGGAGGTGGCCACATTCATGATGGTGCCTGGGGGCTGAAGCCATCCAAACCCACCGTGATAAACACGGACCAAAAGCCCTGTCGCCACGGCTGCTGAATGCTAACGAAGTGCACTTTTGTATGAGTGACAACAGCGTACAATCGCTGTCACTCACCGACGCGCGCGAGTACCGGGGCGGTTTCGACACTGCGGAAGAGAaccgccccccctccccatcccccCTCGCGTCTCGCCGGCAACCATCACCGAAGTGACTGCCAGCCAAGGCATGCCTGGGCTTTTGTCCTCCATGTCAGTCATAAGTGAAGACGAACTCATCGAGACGGTTTATGGGCAACGCGTCCGAGAGAACCGAGTGACGAGCCAATGCTCTGGAGTGACGAGCTGCGATGCGTGGCACCGGCCACATTAGGTCAAAGCAGGCAGCCGGaacactgaaaagccagaacaGAGGAGCTTTTATGGGCCTTTGTTTGGGAGATGTAATTGGCTGTCAAGTGTGGGGCATGGCTGTATTTGGTGACATTTTCCCCCTACAGGACCGTTCCCCTGTACCGTTGAGGTTCAGAATGGTGGGCCTTAAGAGGAGGGAGTCCACTCAAAAGAGGATATAACAGAGGGAAACACTTTCCGGGTCAGGACTGTCTGACCCTTTACGTTTTCTGTGCCTAAatgaacacgcaatacgcaactCATGCGTAGATATCACCTCATAACCACGGGGATGATTTGTATTGTCTCATTGTATTGCATCATtaagtttttttcttttaaaaattgtttttATAGTTTGTTATGAGTGGGAACTTGTGAAATTTGAAGGGAGAAAAATGACCAAAGGACCCTTATTTTAACTATATCatgaggagggggtgagggagggagggagacccaaaggaaaaaaaaagagtcaTGTACAACAAGTGCAGTCTATATACATATGCTTTTACTTATAAATACTCTTAGACTTGCAAAGGTATCTGGCATGACAGTGCAAACATTACAGTACAAAGAGAGAGATGTTCTCTGTATAAATTTATTCCTTTCCTTTCGTGCACCATTAAGGAAGTGTGTCAGGGTACACATATTAAACAGAACTCCTTAAGCCTAAAACACTGAAATCTACTGCAGTCGGCAAGCTGTGTGACTGGAAATGTAAAAAAGAAATCTTAAAATGATAAACGTCGGGAACGATTACAATATCTCAACAACATGCAAGAGCCCCTGACAACAAAGGGGCTAAGACTGTAGCCTGCTAATGAGTCTGTGGACAGCACtccatacagtacacacactaacattaaGAGCTTACGCTAATTGGTAAAAACTGCTAGTTTAAAACTGaaaacattaaattaaattaagctaaaatgacagtaaaattgtgCATTTCACCTAATGTAAGGAATATGGAAAAGatgcaaaaataaaaatttaaaaacCAATAAATTACTGTAGAATATCCATTCCATGCTTTTGTTATAAAAACATTCTTACCAACACCAGTAAGATGCATTGGTAGTCGATCAAGTAATAGTAAACATATCTAAAATAAGGGAAGCAGGTATTCGTAGAACTCAACAAGGCTGTAATTCTATTGCTACAGTCAAGCATTtcaactaaaatgacaaaattcaGAATGGCATATCAGTTTGGCAATGCCTGTTTTCTGCATTACATGCCAGTTTAAGTCATAATGAGTGCGTTTAGCGTAATATACTGAGAATGTATTGGCTGCTTAGCTGTTCTCAAAgagcatacattttttttttttttttttttttttttaatggcacACGATATCCTACAGTGAAATGGTTGGGCCGTCGTGATCTACCGTTCAAATTTCATCATGTTTGGCTTTTAATTTGTTTGGCCTGATGGATGACATGCAGCCTTGGATT
This genomic window contains:
- the LOC143490310 gene encoding putative glutamate receptor, coding for MATLGLLCLFAAGFAGLCTAEQQPLKVTTITQEPYTISKGSELEGYCMELLTKLASRVGFKYTLHLVKDGKFGSKDDRGIWTGMIGEVVRGEADLALAPLTLTAVRETAVDMTKPFMQTGLSFVMRKDLASENSQHLSFLNLFSTEMWMGILVAYLLTSVCLCLVARISPCEWSQPHSEENHFTLSYAFWYTVGALTLQGAGPHPKALSGRVITAMWWLFSLVVLACYFANLSSWMHSDTKQLSIKSFEDLANQNVMEYGTIKGSSSFAFFKNSKSLVFRRLYENMERQQSCVATMEEGIRRVQEGKYAFIGESVTLDLVVARNCDLTRCPEVIGMRGYSIATPLGFPMLKNLSVAILELSESGELDFLRSKWWASSCGGPEAAHASPLKPGSLKGIFLLLALGLALGVATALAELATRSRRIANAQQKSCCSVLTTELGQRFGRREERTSTEDSEKCKA